The Halobacteria archaeon AArc-dxtr1 region TGCCCGCGTTGTCCCGCAGAAATCGAGGCTCGGGGGCGTGGAAGCTGGCCCCGCGTTGCTCGCACATCTCCCCGAGCATCTCCCGGAGGCGAGCGTTCTGGCCGACGCCGCCGCCCAGCACGAGTTCGTCGCTGCCAGTCAGCGAGAGCGCGCGCTCTGAAACCTCGGTGAGCATCCCGAAGATGTTCTCCTGTAGCGAGAAGCAGACGTCTGCAACCGGCACGCCGTCGTCGTAGGCCTGCTTGGCCGCCGACATGATCCCCGAGAAGGAGAAGTCCATCCCCTTGACGACGTAGGGGAGGTCGACGTACTCGCCGTCTTTCGCCGCCGTTTCGACCTTTGGGCCACCAGGGTGAGACCAGCCGACGTGACGCGTGAACTTGTCGATGGCATTGCCGACACCGGTGTCCATCGTCTCGCCGAGCACCTGGTAGCGACCGTTTCGGTACGCAAGCAGGTGGGCGTTCGCCCCACTCGCGTTCAGACAGACCGGCGAGTCGAAGCCGGAGGTGTGGCGGCCGATCTCGAGGTGGGCGACCATGTGATTTACCCCCACGAGAGGTACGTCCAACGCCTGGGAGAGCGCCCGGGCGGCGGTGCCGACGACGCGCAGGCAGGGGCCGAGACCGGGGCCGCGGGAGAAGGCGACGGCGTCGACAGGCGCCGCCTGGTGGCCCGACGAGTGCTGCTCGTCGCCGTCCTGTGGTGGCTCGTCGGCGGCGAACGTCTCGCGGGCGTGCTCGAGTGCCGTTTCGACGACGCGAGGGATCGCGTCGTGCATGTGCTCGGCAGCCTCGCGAGGATGAATGCCGCCGCTATCGGGCTCGTAGGCGTCGGTCTCGATAAAAACGTCGTCGGTTTCGGAATCGTACACCGCGGCGCTTGCCGCCCAGGCAGTGCCCTCGATTCCGAGAATTCGAGTGCGGGTGCTCACGGGTTGGAGACCGCCCGCTCACGGGTCGTCGTACTCCCCGTTCGCGTGTCTCGAGGCATCTCGCTACGCTCGATACCTCGCTACTCCCACTCAGTGTAGCCGCACTTGCCGCAGTGCTGGCGGTCGCCGTGGTCGGCGAGGAAGGAGTCGCCACAGCGAGGACACGCCTCGCGCTCGGCGGCGCCGTCGTCGCCGTAGATCTCGTAGTGCGCCATTTAGGCCTCCTCCGCTTCGGGCTCGGCTTCCTCGCCGGCGCCGATCTTGTTTCGCTCTAGCATGTGCTCCTGTTCGACGTCGCGGGCGAAGTCGGCCGTCTCGTAGACCTTCGCGTGGCCGACGGTCGTTCGCATCCCGAACTTGGTGTCGAGCTTTCGGATGACGACCTCGTCTGCGTCCTTGTTCAACATTGCCGCGAGGCTGTCGCGGACCTGCAGACGGGAGGGTGTAGCTTCCTCGTGGGTTAGTTCGAATGTAACGTCCGTTCGGTGCAACATGGGATTCTCGTCTTCCGAGAGGATGTCGACGTCCATGATATCACTCAGTTGCTCTAGTATCCCCCTGTAGCGCCTAAAAGGATTTCGAAGCGACTGGTCGGCGTCTCCGGGTCGTCAGTCCTCGTTCGGCGGTTCACCAGCGTCGAGGGTGGAGTGACCCCGGGTTGCGCGCGTCGGCGTGGAGCGTCGCGTCTCCAAACTGTCGGACTCGTCTTCCGCGACGCTAGCTGTCGTGTTCTCCGTCCGTGACGGTCAGTCCCCGTGGTGTCCGTCTCTCGAACTCGTCGTCCCAGTCGATTTCGAGAGGGTTCCAGGAGTCGCCGAAGTCAGCCGAACGAAACAGGCCGCGGTTGGTCGCACCGTAGACGACTGCTGGTTGATCGGTGGTCACGAACTCGGCTCTGACAACGCCCTCACCGGTCGGGAGCCCGCCGCCGTCGAGGCGTTTCCAGGGCTCGTCGCCCGCTCGGCAGTAAACGTAGGCGTCGGCGGAGTCGGCTCGGTGGGCCGTCGAGGCACCGGTCGCACTCGAGACGAGGACTCGGTCGGGGTTGCCGGGGTCTGGGACAACCGACCAGCAGTAGCGGTGGTCGAGCCCTTTCTGGGGGCGCTCCCACGACTCGCCACCGTCTTCCGAGGCAGCGAAGCCGTCTCCCGCGGCCGTGTAGACGAGCCCCTCGCGGTCGGGGTGAGTCGCCAGGCTGTGGTTGTCCCGGCGGGATCCGGGTGGGCGCTCCTGCCAGGTGTCGCCGCCATCCGTACTGAACACGAACGCGCCTGCCTCGATCCCGACGTAGAGCCGGTCGGGGTCGAAGGGGTCGACCTCGATCCACCGGACATGGTGGGTGTCTGGCCTCGGCGGGAAGTACCACTCCGGCTCAGAGGGAAGGTCGGTGATCCCGTCGAGGTGAGTCCAGGAGTTGCCCCCATCCGTCGAGCGATAGACGCGACTCGGCTCCGTGCCGGCGTAGACGACGTCGGCGTCGTGGGGGCTGATCGCAAGGGCGGTGACGGCGTTGGGCTCGAAGTCCGTCTCGAGGCGCTCGAAGGTATCGCCGCCGTCGGCAGAGCGGTAAAGACCGGACTCGAAGGTGCCGGCGAAGACGCGTTCGGGCGCGTCGGACGAGACGGTGACGCACTCCAGTCGGTGCCCCTCGAGACGGTCGGCTCGGTTCCAATGCTCGGTATCGTCCGGATCACCCGTACAGACGAGTAGTCGGTCGGGTAGGGCGAGGGAGACGAAGGCCATGCTAGAACGGACGGCGGGATCGAACAGAAAGGTTCGCCCGGCGTGAGAGAGACACCAACGCGGTAACTCAGTCGGCGGCGAACAGTTCGCGGTCCATATACTTCCCGCCGACCCAGCACTCGGCGGCGAGCCAGACGACGAAGACTGCCATGGGCACCAGCAGCAGGTCCCAGACGACGCCCGGTCCCGAAATCTCGAGAACGCTCACCACCGCGCTGGTGGTGAGAAAGAGTCCGAGCACGGCGAGGGGGAGGGCCGCGAGTCGGTTCCACGGAATCGCCACCGGGCCGACGGAGAGCCGATTTCGAGTGCCAGCGAGGAGGAATGTGACGCCGACGAGCGCGAACAGACCGGCGACCGCGATACCCTCCAACGTCTCCGGCGCCGCGAACAGCACGGCGAGCAGTACCAGTGCAGCGAGCATCGCGACGCCGCCGGCTGCGAGTCCGTGTCGGAACGTCTCTCGCTGATCGCTCATACCAGAACCGAACACGTCAGCCGGAATAGTTGTTTCGAGTGCGTCGGCGTCTCGGGCACGCAGCCGAGGTGATCGGCCGTCGAGGCGAGGGAAGATGTCCGCCGAGGAGAGGGGAGTTGGCCGTTGGACTGATCAGTCGTCGTCCATCGGCGCCGTCACCGGCTCGACGCGCTGACCGCGTGGCCCCTCAAGGTCGACGTCGGGGAGCAGGTCCCGGAGATACTGGCCCGTGTACGACACATTGTGCGCAGCGATTTCCTCGGGGGTGCCGGTCGCAACGATCTGGCCGCCGTTCTCGCCGCCCTCGGGGCCGAGGTCGATGACGTGGTCTGCGTTCTTGACGAGGTCGAGTTCGTGCTCGATGACGACGACGGAGTTGCCGCCGTCGACGAGCCGGTGGAGGACGTCGATCAGTTTGCGCTCGTCTGCAGAGTGGAGGCCCGTGGTGGGTTCGTCGAGCAGGTACAGCGTCTCGCCGGTGTCTTTCTTGCCCAGTTCCTCGGCGAGTTTGACCCGTTGGGCCTCTCCGCCCGAGAGCGTCGTCGAGGGCTGGCCGAGGGTCATGTAGTCGAGCCCGACGTCTTTCAACAGCTTCAATCGGCGGCGGATCTGGGAGTTCGCCTCGAAAAAGTCGTAGGCCTCGCCGACCTCCATCTCGAGGACGTCGGCGATCGTTTTGCCCTTGTAGGTGACGTCAAGCGTGGCGTCGTTGTACCGGGCGCCCCCGCACTCCTCGCAGGGGACGTAGACGTCCGAGAGGAAGTTCATGTCAATTTTGACCGTCCCCTGGCCGCCACACTCCTCGCAACGCCCACCCTTGACGTTAAAGGAGAATCGGCCCTTCTCGTAGCCCCGTTGTTTCGAGAGTTTCGTCTGGGCGAACAGCTCGCGGACGTAGTCGAAGACGCCGGTGTAGGTGGCCGGGTTCGAGCGCGGCGTGCGTCCGATTGGACTCTGGTCGATCAGGCGAACGGTCTCGATCTGGTCGAGCCCCGCTAACTCGTCGTAGTCGCCCGGAATGACGGAGGTGTTGTCGTTCATCTCACGAGCAAGTCCCTTGTAGAGCACCTCGTGCATGAGCGTCGACTTGCCCGAGCCCGAGACGCCCGTGATCGCGGTGAAACAGCCAAGCGGAATCTCGACGTCCAGATCGGTGAGATTGTGCTGGCGAGCGCCGTGGATGCCGAGTGTGCCGTCGGCGTCCCGACGATCACCGGGAACCGGGATTTGCCGTCGCCCGGAGAGGTAGTCGCCGGTGACCGACTCCTCGCAGGCTTTGATCTCCTCGACGGGGCCGTTGACGACGACCTCACCGCCGCGCTTGCCGGGGCCGGGCCCCATGTCGACGACGGTGTCGGCGCGGCGCATCGTCTCCTCGTCGTGCTCGACGACGATGAGGGTGTTTCCGAGGTCGCGAAGCTCTTCTAGGGTGTCGAGCAGCCGATCGTTGTCGCGCTGGTGGAGCCCGATCGAAGGCTCGTCTAACACGTAGAGGACGCCGACGAGCCCGGAGCCGATCTGGGTCGCGAGTCGGATGCGCTGGCTCTCACCACCCGAGAGCGTCGCGGCTTCGCGGTCGAGCGTGAGGTACTCGAGCCCGACCTCGTCCATGAAGCCCAGACGCGCGCGGATCTCTTTGAGGATCTCCTCGGCGATCACCTTCTCGCGCTCGGTCAGGTCAGCCTCCATGGACTCGAAGTGTGCGAGTGCGTCGCCGATGCTCATCGCGTTGATCTCGGTGATCGCGGTGTCGTCGACGAGCACCGCCCGGGAGGCGGCCCTGAGGCGGGTGCCGTCACAGGCGGGACACGCCGTCGCGGACATGTAGTCCTCGATGTGCTCGCGCGTGGAGTCGGAGTCCGTCTCGAGGTAGCGACGCTCCAGATTGGGGATGACGCCCTCGAAGCGCTTTCGCTTGCGCCGGGTGCCGTTTTTCGTGTGGCGTTCGAACAGCACCTGGTCGCTGGTGCCATAGAGAAACGCCTGCTGGATGTCCTCGTCCAGTTCCTCGAACGGCGTCGACAGCGAGACGTCAAAATGTTCGGCGACGGCGTCGAGGCGGGTCCGGTAGTACGATCGGCTGTAGCTCCAGGGTTCGAATACCTTCTTTAAGGGCTTCGAGGCGTCTTGAATCACGAGATCCTCGTCGACCTCTTTGGTCTCGCCTAAGCCCTCACACTCCGGACAGGCGCCGTGTGGGGAGTTAAACGAGAAACTGCGAGTCTCGATCTCGGGGACGTCGATCCCGCAGTGCGTACAGGCCAGATCCTTCGAGAACTCGACGACGAACCGGTCATCGGCCTCGTACTCGTCGCCGAGTGCGCCGGTCCGGCGGGCCTGCTCGCCCAGCTCGCTCGCGACGTCCTCGGGGGCGTCGGGAAGGATGACCTTGAGGACGCCTTCTGCCTCCTCGAGGGCGGTCTCGACGCTGTCGATGATCCGCGGTCGTGCTTCCGTCGAAACCGAAATCCGGTCGACGACGACGTCGATCGTGTGATCGAAGTTCTCGTCTAAGTCGGGCGTATCGAGCGTGAGGTCATGTTCCTCGCCGTCGACTTCCACCCGAGAGTACCCCTCCGAGACCAGCTCGTCGAACAAATCCTCGAAGGCACCCTTCTGGTCGCGAACGACGGGGGCGGCGAGCTTCGACTTCGTTCCCTCGGGGAGTTCGAGAATGCGCTCGACCATGTTCTGGGCGGACTGCTCGCCGACCTCGCGGCCACAGTCGGGACAGTGAGGCGTGCCAACGCGGGCGTAGAGCAGTCGAAGGTAGTCGTGTAACTCGGTGACAGTTCCCACAGTCGAGCGGGGGTTGTTCGCGGCGTTCTTCTGATCGATCGAGATCGCCGGGGAGAGCCCGTCAACGGACTCGACCTGCGGCTTGTCCATCTGCCCGAGGAAGTTTCGCGCGTACGCGGAAAGACTCTCGATATATCGGCGCTGGCCCTCGGCGTAGATCGTCTCGAACGCCAGCGAGGACTTGCCCGATCCCGAGAGTCCCGTGACGACGGTAAAGGACTCCCGAGGAATCGAGACGTCGAGGTCCTTCAGATTGTGCTCTTCTGCCCCCCGAACCTCGATATGCTCCGAACTCATCTAGCCACAGCCAGCGGCCGCACAAATGAAGGGCTGTCGGTTGGGAGATCGCGCGAGGTGAAAGTGAACGGGCACGCAGGGAAACTAACCGGGAACGGAGGAGATCGCACTCGAGTGCGTTCAGATCGTCCCCCGAAGGACGACCTCGTCGTCGATGCGGTCGAGCATGTCCTCTCTGATCGTGTACGCCTCGTCGTCGGATCGATCCCAGCCAACTTTCGCCAGTGCGGTGTCGAGGAGGCTCGGATTTGGATCGACCGAGGCGGCGTCTCCGTCGACGTTCGAGACGACTCCCAGTTCCTTGCCGTTGGCGTCGACGACCGTCTTGCCGACGTCGTCGTCGGTGAGCGAGGCAGCCATGGGGTCGGCTACCAGCGACCCACACATAACCGTTTGGCCGTCGATCTCCGGTTTCCTTGAATCGGGAGGGTTTTCGCGTTCGTTATCAAGCTGATCAGACCGTCGGCCTCAGTCGGAGTGATCGTCGGCCTCAGTCGGAGTGATCGTCGGTCTCACCCGGAACGATCGTCACCGGAATCGTGGCGGTCCTGGCGAGTCGATCGGCGGTGCTCCCAATGACCGCCCCCGAGAGTCCGCTGGTTCCGCGCTGGCCGACGAAGATTGCGTCGGCATCGATCTCGTCGGCGTAGTCGAGGATCGTCTCGGCGGGCTGGCCGCGACGAACCTCGGCGTGGATCTCGACGGTGTGGTCTCGGTAGGCGTCTCTCGCGTCCTCCACTAGCCGCCGTGCTGCCTGATTGAGTTCGTCGACCTCGGCGACGCCGAAGGTAAGTGTGGATCGGCTCGGCTCGACCACCGTGATTGCGTGGACGTCGGCATCGCAGGCTGCAGCGAGTGCGACGGCGCGGTCGAGCGCGGTCTGGGCTGTGTCGCTGTCGTCGACGGCGACCAGCAACCTATCGGTCATAGGAGACAGTATGGCGCTCTCAGGAATAAACGGTCGCATGCGAATCGATGTGCGCTGTGGGAGTCGGAGGGAGAGGTGAGTAGTGCGAACAATATCGATATCTACTGTCGAATATACCGTGACGACTACACGGGCACGATGGACGACGTGTGGGTCAACGGTGGCGGGTGAGTCGAGGTCACGGTCTCAGGCGGCGCTTGGCAGTTCGGTCATCATGAGAACGAGAGGTGTCAAGAGGAGCAGGCAGTCGGCAAGATGGCACCGGCCAGAATTTTAAGATGATACGCGTCCGAGAGCCACTCTAGTGACACCTCACCGGAGATTAACCGCGATTTCGGGTGGAGATCCAAACGGGGTATACTCTTTGTCATCGAGTACAGTCGGTCTAGTATGACAGATGAGTTCGACGTGGTGATCGCCGGGGCCGGTCCCGCGGGCGCCCAGTGTGCACGGGATCTCGCGGCCCGGGACTACGACGTCGTCGTCCTCGAGACGGAGGCCGAATCGGTGTTCCCGAAGACGAGCAACAAGTCCACTGCAGGGACGTTCTACTCGATGATGACGGCGTTCGGAGTGCCCGACGACGTGGTGATGAACTACACCGACAACGTGGTCCTCGAGTCGCCGAACAACCACTACGTCCAGGAGCATCCGGGTGCCGTACTCGAGTTCGCAGACTTCAAGCGGTGGCTGGTCGCCGAAGGACGCGAGGAGGGCGCGGAGTACCGGTTTGACTCCCACGTCCGGGAGCCGATCCTCGAAGGCGACGAGCCCGTCGGCGTCCGGTACAACGGCGACGAAGAGGTCTACGGCGAGATCGTCGTCGACGCGACGGGGCCGAGCGCGCCGCTGGCGAAGAATCTCGGCGTGAGCGATCTCAAGAGCAAGAACCACGCTATCGGTATCGAGTACGAGTTCGAGGGCGTCGACGTCGACCACCCCGATTTCGCGGACTTGACCGACGGGATGATGCTCCGACTCGATCACGACCTCGCGCCTGGGGGCTACTCCTGGATCTTCCACACCGGCGGCGACACCGCGAAGGTCGGTCTCTGTTACATCCGCAACGAAGACTATCACCGGCACGGACGAGACGACTTCAGCATCGACGACTACCTCGAGTACTGGACGGATACCGACCCGCGATTTGCTAACGCGACGCGCCTCGACGAGAAGATGCACCGCGGCTCGGCGCACATCCAGCCGCCTGGAACGATGCACACGGACCGGTTCATGGCCATCGGCGACACCGTCCCGACCGTCGACCCGCTCTGGGGCGAGGGGATCAACACGTGTATGCGATCCGGGCGTGCGGCCGCGATCGCCGCCGACTACTGCATGGGCCACGAGAACACGCCGCCGACCGCCGAGAACCTCGAGATCTACGACACGCTCTGGCACCGTGACGCCGCTCCGAACATGCAGTCGCGACTCTGGATGACGAAGCTGCTCTATTTCGCCTCGAACGAGCGCTACGACCAGCTGATGGCCGACCTCTCGAAGATGGACGAAGACGCCCTCGCGAAGGCGAACAACGGGAGCGTCCGCGGCGTTCTGAAGCTATTACACCTGCGAGATCTGCCGATGCTGGCGAAGTTCGCTCGGTATCAGCTCACCCGGTAAGCTGGGGCCGAGACGGTACGTGTGTCGAACGGGAACGCGATCTGTGCCGATCAGACGTCCTCAGGGAGCCAGCCGCCGTCGACTTCGATATTCTCCCCGCTCGTGTACGTGTTTTCGGGATCGAGGAAGAACAGCAGGGGACGAACCAGATCGTCGAAGCTGGCCGGGCGACCGCGCGGGAGCTCGTCGGGGAACTCGTCTGAGTTTTCGACCACGTACGGAGAGACGGCGTTGACCGTGATTCCGTCGTCGGCCGTATCGGCGGCGAGCATCCGGGTGAACTGGATGACGCCGGCCTTGGCGAGAAAGTACGGGAAGTTCTTGGGGTTGACGAGGCCCTTCTCCGCGGAGGCGTAGCCAATATTCACGATTCGACCGTACCCCCGCTCGCGCATTCCGGGCAGAACGCGCTTCGAGCAGAGGTAGGTTCCGTTGACGTTCGTCTCGATGACGCGGTTCCAGGTCTCGACGTCGAGTGCTTCCCAGTGGGCGGGCGCGAAGTCGCCGACGTTGTTGACGAGGACGTCGACGCCGCCGAGATCGGCCTCGATCGCAGACACGAGCCCGTCAACACTCTCCGGATCGGTGACGTCGCCCTGGACGGTGATCGCGTCGCCGGCGCCCCGGTCTGCCGCCTCGGCTGCGACCTCGCGGGCGGCGTCGGCGCTCGTGTGGTAGTGGACGGCGACGTTCGCACCACAGTCGGCCGTCGAAAGCAGCAGCTCGCGGCCGACGCCGCGTCCGCTGCCGGTGACGAGGACGGTCTGACCCGTGAGATCCGGCTGGTACATACCTCGCCGTCGGACAGCCGGCGGGTTAGGTCTTTAGTTCACCCCGCCGCAGGACCGGTTTCGACGTTCAGTGGCGGCCGAACGGGGCTGTAAGCGTCAGCTACCGGGGTTCCGACCGGAACGAGTCAACGGGGGCCGGATCGCCGCGGCTGAGTACAATATGTGTAGTTAAGTATGGCGACGGCAGTCCCTAGGGTAGGATGGACTACTATGCGGGCGTCGATCTCGGCGCGACCAACGTCCGTGCGCTCGTCGCCGAGGACGATGGGACGACGGTTGGCACGAGCCGTCGCGCGACGCCGCACGGCCCGACCGGAATCGACGTGACGGAAGGCGTCCTCCTGACGCTGCGGGAGGCCTGCGACGACGCCGGAATCGACCCCACCAAAGTCGTAGCCGCGGGCATCGGCTCGATCGGCCCGTTCGACCTGGCGGAGGGGATGGTGATCGATCCGGCGAACCTGCCCGATACGATCGATCGGATCCCCCTGACCGGCCCCATCGAGAAGTTGATCGATAGCGAGGAGGTGTACCTTCATAACGACACCACCGCGGGCGTGATCGGCGAGCGGTTCCACGCCGCCCGCAATCCCGACGACATGGTGTACGTGACGATTTCCTCGGGGATCGGCGCCGGTGTCTGCTGTGACGGCGAGATCTTAGACGGATGGGACGGGAACGTCGGTGAGATCGGCCACTGGCTCGTCGATCCTCGCGAACGCCTCCAGTGTGGCTGTGGACACGCCGGCCACTGGGAGGCCTACTGTTCGGGCAACGGGATCCCGAACTACGTACGAATGATCGCAGAAGACGATCCGACGATCGACACCGATCTGCCCCTCGAGGACCCCGACTTCACGGCCAAAGATGTCTTCGAACACGCCGGCTCGGACGAGTTGGCCGACTACGCGATCGAGCAGGTCGCCTACTGGAACGCGCTTGGAATCGCAAACGTGGTCCACGCGTTTGCCCCCATTCTCGTCTCCGTCGGGGGCGCCGTCGCGATCCACAACGAGGAACTGGTCGTCGATCCGATCGCCGAGCGCGTCTCGGAGATGGTGATGGCGAACGTCCCCGAGATCCGGCTGACGACACTGGGTGACGATGTCGTTCTGGAAGGCGCACTCGCGAGCGCGCTCACCGCTGGGACGGGCGATCGGCGGTACCTCGACCACTGAGCTATACAGGTCGGGCGGCGATGCCGCCCGCGAGAGCGACCGGGCGTTTCTTATCCAGCGCTGACGTGGCGAGCGTATGCGCCGGCGAACGGCGATTCGGGCGATCGGTGCCACCGGAGCGGCCGCACTGGGGACGAGCGTCGCCGGCTGCACCGACGCCGCACCAAATGGGAGCAACGGCGAGAACGGGAGCGACGAGAACGGCGAGGACGGACCGTACGAGCCCCTGGGGTCGGTCTCGCTAGAAGGCGCCGCGGAGGCGGTCGTCGGCGATGGCGGAGAGACCGCCTACGTCGCGGGTATCGACGGCATCGCCACCGTCGACGTCGTGGATCCGGCATCGCCGACCGTGCTCACCGAGCGAACCGACCTGCTCGGCGACTGGAACGAGGACGGAACGTTCACCGACATCTTGGACGTGAAAGTCGACGGCGACCGACTCGCCGTCCCGGGCCCGGCGAATCAGCAGGGGAGCAGCGTCTTTCACGGATTCGTGCTGTACGACGTGAGCGATCCCGCCGATCCCGAGCCGGTCGGCGAGCCCTACGAGACCGAGTACCCCATCCACAACTGCTTCCTCCGAGACGAGCGGCTCTACGTCGTTGCGAACGACGAGGAGGGCAATCCACTGGTGATCTTCGACGTCAGCGGCGACGAAATCGAGGAGATCGGGCGCTGGTCGCTGCTCGACGTCGACCCCGACTGGGCCGACGTCCACTGGCTGTTGCGCTACCTCCACGACGTCTACGTCCACGACGATCTGGCGGTGCTTGCCTACTGGAACGCGGGGACGATCCTCCTCGACGTGAGCGATCCCACCGAGCCGGCGTTCGTCTCGCGGCTCTCCGAGACGGATCTCGAGACCCAACGCGACCGCAGCGGAAACCGGGAGGCCGTCCGGACCGCACAGCTCGGCTTACCCGGCAACGACCACTACTCCGCGGTCGACGAGACGGGCGAACTACTGGCGATCGGCCGGGAGGCCTGGGTGACGAACCAGAGCGCGGCCGATCGGCCCGGCGGGATCGATCTCTACGACCTGACGGATTCCGCCGAGCCGGAGTATCGGTCCACGATCGAGGCGCCCCGCGGAGCCGACGAGCGCTACGATAGCGAGCCGTGGACGACGGCGCACAACTTCGAACTCCGTGACGACGTCCTCCACGCCTCGTGGTACCAGGGCGGCGTGACGCTGCACGACGTGAGCGATCCCGCCGACCCCACAGAGCGTGCCCAATGGCACGAGCCGCTCTCGGCGTCGTTCTGGACCGCACGCGTCGCCCAGCCCGGCGAGACGTTCGTCGCCAGCTCGACCGGCTATACGAACGCCGACCGACCGGAAAGCGCGCTGTACACGTTCCCGATTCGCGACGGCGAACAGGCAGATCCGGTCGCACTCGACGATCCAGCCGTCTTCGAGGACGACGACTGAGCGAGAGCGGCGGATATCGACACAGAACCGGCGACGCTGACGTTGACACCGGACTCAGCGACGCTGACGTCACCTCCCGTATGTGCCAGATTGTCACGAACGTTCGGACGCAGCGCAACCTATTCTTTTCTCGAGCCCGAAACCCCCGATAATGAGCGAGTCAGAGGTCGAGGGGGCGACGCTTCGCGAGCGCGTCGAGAAGTGGATGGCCCGAGAGATGCCGATCATCCAGATGCACGGCGGGACGAGTGCGGTCCGCGAGGCCAACCCCGAGACTGGCGAGGTGATCATCGAACTCGGGGGCGGCTGTAGCGGCTGCTCCGTGAGCGACGTCACCACGGGCAACATCGAAGCGGAGCTGTTGCAGTGGCCCGAAATCGACGAGATCACGGTCCGCGTTCCAGACGCGCGCGAGGATCTCGGCGGTCCTGACCAGCCCGAATCGATCATGGGCGTCGACAGAACCGAAGGCGGGCGCGGCGACTGGGGCTCGTCGAATCCCGGCAAGGACCACCTCTGAGAGACAGGTTACCTGGGGCCGACGACGTTCGGACGGACGCGAGTGCTGTCTCCGAGCCACTGTGTGACACGGGCGGCCAGTTTTGGGAACGCCTATACGCGTTTAGTCACCTATTGTTCAGGTAATGACCACGACGACGAGCCAACGCCCGGCGGCAGGGGGTGGCCAGAATGGCTGAGGAACCGCTCCCCAGCGCGACGGTCGGCACCGACGCGGTGGCGACGGACGGTGGCGAACGCGAGAACGACACCGGACACGACGAAGCGGACGACGAACACGAGGGTGACGAGCCCGAGACGGACGGCGGCGTGCGCGCGTACACCGTCCGTCTGGAGCTCGTCGACGAGCCCGGCGAGCTGCTGCGAGCGCTCCATCCGATCGCTGACAACGGCGGAAACCTGCTCTCGATCCACCACGAGCGCGGGAATATTACGCCACGAGGGCACATCCCCGTCGAGGTCGACGTGGAATGTCCGCCGGATCGGTTCGACGGGA contains the following coding sequences:
- a CDS encoding bifunctional N(6)-L-threonylcarbamoyladenine synthase/serine/threonine protein kinase; this translates as MSTRTRILGIEGTAWAASAAVYDSETDDVFIETDAYEPDSGGIHPREAAEHMHDAIPRVVETALEHARETFAADEPPQDGDEQHSSGHQAAPVDAVAFSRGPGLGPCLRVVGTAARALSQALDVPLVGVNHMVAHLEIGRHTSGFDSPVCLNASGANAHLLAYRNGRYQVLGETMDTGVGNAIDKFTRHVGWSHPGGPKVETAAKDGEYVDLPYVVKGMDFSFSGIMSAAKQAYDDGVPVADVCFSLQENIFGMLTEVSERALSLTGSDELVLGGGVGQNARLREMLGEMCEQRGASFHAPEPRFLRDNAGMIAVLGAKMYDAGDTLAIEDSRVNPDFRPDQVPVTWRGRSERSEDLGTPSGDERSRERTDEPDLTLGRNEDPVQGAEAVVDLEPDAGRVTKRRREKRYRHPQLDDRLRTERTRIEARLTSLARREGVPTPVLSDVDPREARLEFAYVGESDLRDALSADRVRDVGRHLARLHTAGFVHGDPTTRNVRVGRAGRDASRNRRAGVDREQRHAPPNERTDDAREHDSDRTALIDFGLGYHTDHVEDYAMDLHVFDQSLVGTASDPEPLREAVREGYREVGDERVLERLHDVEARGRYVSE
- a CDS encoding 30S ribosomal protein S27ae — its product is MAHYEIYGDDGAAEREACPRCGDSFLADHGDRQHCGKCGYTEWE
- a CDS encoding 30S ribosomal protein S24e encodes the protein MDVDILSEDENPMLHRTDVTFELTHEEATPSRLQVRDSLAAMLNKDADEVVIRKLDTKFGMRTTVGHAKVYETADFARDVEQEHMLERNKIGAGEEAEPEAEEA
- the uvrA gene encoding excinuclease ABC subunit UvrA, which gives rise to MSSEHIEVRGAEEHNLKDLDVSIPRESFTVVTGLSGSGKSSLAFETIYAEGQRRYIESLSAYARNFLGQMDKPQVESVDGLSPAISIDQKNAANNPRSTVGTVTELHDYLRLLYARVGTPHCPDCGREVGEQSAQNMVERILELPEGTKSKLAAPVVRDQKGAFEDLFDELVSEGYSRVEVDGEEHDLTLDTPDLDENFDHTIDVVVDRISVSTEARPRIIDSVETALEEAEGVLKVILPDAPEDVASELGEQARRTGALGDEYEADDRFVVEFSKDLACTHCGIDVPEIETRSFSFNSPHGACPECEGLGETKEVDEDLVIQDASKPLKKVFEPWSYSRSYYRTRLDAVAEHFDVSLSTPFEELDEDIQQAFLYGTSDQVLFERHTKNGTRRKRKRFEGVIPNLERRYLETDSDSTREHIEDYMSATACPACDGTRLRAASRAVLVDDTAITEINAMSIGDALAHFESMEADLTEREKVIAEEILKEIRARLGFMDEVGLEYLTLDREAATLSGGESQRIRLATQIGSGLVGVLYVLDEPSIGLHQRDNDRLLDTLEELRDLGNTLIVVEHDEETMRRADTVVDMGPGPGKRGGEVVVNGPVEEIKACEESVTGDYLSGRRQIPVPGDRRDADGTLGIHGARQHNLTDLDVEIPLGCFTAITGVSGSGKSTLMHEVLYKGLAREMNDNTSVIPGDYDELAGLDQIETVRLIDQSPIGRTPRSNPATYTGVFDYVRELFAQTKLSKQRGYEKGRFSFNVKGGRCEECGGQGTVKIDMNFLSDVYVPCEECGGARYNDATLDVTYKGKTIADVLEMEVGEAYDFFEANSQIRRRLKLLKDVGLDYMTLGQPSTTLSGGEAQRVKLAEELGKKDTGETLYLLDEPTTGLHSADERKLIDVLHRLVDGGNSVVVIEHELDLVKNADHVIDLGPEGGENGGQIVATGTPEEIAAHNVSYTGQYLRDLLPDVDLEGPRGQRVEPVTAPMDDD
- a CDS encoding universal stress protein, with translation MTDRLLVAVDDSDTAQTALDRAVALAAACDADVHAITVVEPSRSTLTFGVAEVDELNQAARRLVEDARDAYRDHTVEIHAEVRRGQPAETILDYADEIDADAIFVGQRGTSGLSGAVIGSTADRLARTATIPVTIVPGETDDHSD
- a CDS encoding NAD(P)/FAD-dependent oxidoreductase, translated to MTDEFDVVIAGAGPAGAQCARDLAARDYDVVVLETEAESVFPKTSNKSTAGTFYSMMTAFGVPDDVVMNYTDNVVLESPNNHYVQEHPGAVLEFADFKRWLVAEGREEGAEYRFDSHVREPILEGDEPVGVRYNGDEEVYGEIVVDATGPSAPLAKNLGVSDLKSKNHAIGIEYEFEGVDVDHPDFADLTDGMMLRLDHDLAPGGYSWIFHTGGDTAKVGLCYIRNEDYHRHGRDDFSIDDYLEYWTDTDPRFANATRLDEKMHRGSAHIQPPGTMHTDRFMAIGDTVPTVDPLWGEGINTCMRSGRAAAIAADYCMGHENTPPTAENLEIYDTLWHRDAAPNMQSRLWMTKLLYFASNERYDQLMADLSKMDEDALAKANNGSVRGVLKLLHLRDLPMLAKFARYQLTR